A genomic window from Treponema maltophilum ATCC 51939 includes:
- the nrdR gene encoding transcriptional regulator NrdR → MRCPYCGSLDDKVLESRTMANGESIRRRRECLECGYRFTSYEHIEEKPFMVVKKDGRREPFDKTKLEKGIERALEKRPVSTAELENIVNDIENLAVMKGKGSREITTSNLGDLVLEALYKVDKVAYIRFASVYRHFENLKEFITEVNKLGGEE, encoded by the coding sequence ATGCGCTGTCCGTACTGCGGAAGCCTTGACGACAAAGTGCTTGAATCCAGAACAATGGCGAACGGAGAAAGCATTCGGCGCAGAAGGGAATGCCTTGAGTGCGGCTATCGTTTTACGAGCTACGAGCATATAGAAGAAAAACCTTTTATGGTCGTAAAAAAAGACGGACGGCGCGAACCGTTCGATAAAACGAAGTTGGAAAAAGGCATCGAGCGCGCACTGGAAAAGCGGCCCGTTTCGACGGCGGAATTGGAGAATATCGTAAACGATATAGAAAACCTTGCCGTCATGAAGGGCAAGGGCAGCCGCGAAATTACGACGTCCAACTTGGGCGATTTGGTGCTCGAAGCTTTGTATAAGGTAGACAAGGTTGCGTATATACGTTTTGCCTCGGTGTACCGGCATTTTGAAAACTTAAAGGAATTTATTACGGAAGTAAATAAACTGGGAGGAGAGGAATGA
- a CDS encoding CbiQ family ECF transporter T component, with protein MDAQPLFSYRGGNSLIHRMPALLKLCLLLLLPTAAFFLPLKWCLPYILLNIALSAYAGFSPVRQLRDLKPVLYYAVFLAFTQALAYITGGGGSIQPLILLIVRLICALQVTSLFFCTTTSLELKQALEKILPKKISLLFVLFLAFIPILFSVWAQTELSWKARAGKNSPKKLFVLLPVFISAAFFKAQNLFYSLQNRS; from the coding sequence ATGGACGCACAACCGCTTTTTTCGTACCGCGGCGGGAACAGTCTTATACACAGGATGCCCGCGCTTTTAAAATTATGTCTGCTTCTTTTGCTTCCGACGGCAGCCTTTTTTTTGCCGCTCAAATGGTGCCTGCCGTACATCCTGCTCAATATCGCATTGTCGGCTTATGCGGGCTTTTCCCCCGTTCGTCAATTAAGAGACCTTAAACCTGTTTTGTATTACGCCGTTTTTCTTGCGTTTACCCAAGCGCTTGCGTACATAACGGGCGGCGGCGGTTCGATACAGCCGCTTATACTTTTAATCGTGCGCCTTATCTGCGCGCTGCAGGTTACATCGCTCTTTTTTTGCACGACGACTTCGCTCGAATTAAAACAGGCGCTCGAAAAAATCCTTCCGAAAAAAATATCGCTGCTTTTCGTTTTGTTTTTAGCCTTTATTCCGATCCTTTTTTCGGTATGGGCGCAAACGGAACTGTCGTGGAAAGCCCGTGCCGGGAAAAATTCCCCCAAAAAACTGTTTGTTTTGCTCCCGGTTTTTATTTCCGCAGCTTTTTTTAAAGCGCAAAATCTTTTCTATTCTCTCCAAAATCGCAGTTAA
- a CDS encoding energy-coupling factor ABC transporter ATP-binding protein translates to MSAEADERYARPVIRLHHIVKRFVQALPDNAYGNADAHKSPGTSYFTALDDISFDVFESECVLIAGANGSGKSILMSIIAGLNNPTTGSVSTRGRCGLVFQDADTQILGETPVEDVMFGLKNLKVPDKEAKERTLAALEKTGLAERSFFPARFLSGGEKRRLAVAGILAMDCPIVIFDEPYANLDYTGVVQVNDLIRFLKNDGRTVLLLTHELEKCYALTDRLIVLYKGKTVFDGSSDEGLKQNLASWRIRHPLCSYTKREDLVWT, encoded by the coding sequence ATGAGCGCCGAAGCAGACGAACGGTACGCCCGGCCGGTTATACGATTGCATCACATTGTAAAACGCTTTGTGCAGGCACTTCCCGATAACGCGTACGGGAATGCCGACGCACACAAAAGTCCGGGCACTTCGTATTTTACCGCCTTGGACGACATTTCTTTCGATGTGTTCGAATCGGAATGCGTCCTCATTGCCGGGGCGAACGGTTCGGGCAAAAGCATACTCATGTCGATCATTGCCGGACTGAACAACCCGACCACGGGCAGCGTTTCGACACGGGGACGCTGCGGCTTGGTTTTTCAGGATGCGGACACGCAGATTCTGGGCGAAACCCCCGTCGAAGACGTTATGTTCGGCTTAAAAAACCTTAAAGTTCCCGACAAAGAAGCAAAAGAGAGAACCCTCGCCGCATTGGAAAAAACCGGCCTTGCCGAACGGAGCTTTTTCCCCGCACGTTTTTTGTCCGGCGGCGAAAAACGGCGCCTTGCGGTTGCGGGAATTCTTGCGATGGACTGTCCCATCGTCATTTTCGACGAACCGTATGCAAACTTGGATTACACCGGCGTCGTACAGGTGAACGATTTAATCCGCTTTTTAAAAAACGACGGCCGCACCGTTTTGCTTTTAACGCATGAATTGGAAAAATGCTATGCGCTGACCGACCGCTTAATCGTTTTGTACAAGGGCAAAACCGTTTTCGACGGTTCATCCGACGAGGGCTTAAAGCAAAACCTTGCAAGTTGGCGCATCCGTCATCCCCTATGCTCGTATACCAAACGGGAAGATTTGGTGTGGACGTAA
- a CDS encoding biotin transporter BioY, with protein sequence MNDSNTKHTMLLSVFTALFAALIAVCGFIAVPLPGSPVPIVLQNMMPILAAALLGGVQGAGATGLFLLAGIAGLPVFSGGHSGMARLLGPTGGFLIGYFIAAAVTGFYIGRPSISGKTPLIKIISGCLLGFVILYVPGIAQFMRVTGKTLGQSLAVACIPFLPGDALKAALTVFLAAKLRPVIARYLYKEPNTAE encoded by the coding sequence ATGAACGATTCGAATACGAAACATACTATGCTTTTATCCGTTTTTACAGCCCTTTTTGCCGCTCTTATCGCGGTATGCGGTTTTATCGCCGTGCCTCTTCCCGGTTCGCCCGTTCCCATAGTGCTGCAAAATATGATGCCGATTTTGGCGGCGGCGCTTTTGGGCGGCGTTCAGGGAGCCGGAGCAACGGGACTTTTTTTGCTTGCCGGCATAGCCGGCTTGCCGGTATTCTCCGGCGGCCACAGCGGCATGGCACGCCTGCTCGGCCCGACCGGCGGTTTTTTGATCGGTTATTTTATCGCCGCCGCCGTTACGGGTTTTTATATCGGACGGCCGTCAATCTCGGGCAAAACGCCGTTGATAAAAATCATAAGCGGCTGTCTTTTGGGCTTCGTTATTTTATACGTTCCCGGCATAGCTCAGTTTATGCGAGTTACGGGCAAAACGCTCGGTCAATCGCTTGCGGTTGCCTGCATTCCCTTTTTGCCCGGCGACGCGCTCAAAGCCGCGCTCACCGTTTTTTTGGCAGCCAAGCTGCGCCCGGTTATCGCGCGCTATCTGTATAAAGAGCCGAACACCGCCGAATGA
- a CDS encoding HD-GYP domain-containing protein → MNSFNISDLKEGIYFSSDVMLDKNFILMNSMTPLTGPLIKALIDWNFKQIFSTGNITVQETADGKVTDTLSLAGTSNWSEEIKAETQTPVLTKDIQSIIESVAKEKENTSEMEAERLRLVEKVYAQYIDYIHAVYTRFATHKELDLKAISKNMQDMCVFIKENDRYILRIIQTVPSRDKNFIVMHSLRSTVIAIAIGLQLKLSLSKLTDLGISCMLHEIGLLRLSPRLYLTEKPLTISEKKALLSHPIVAYNILKNYNFSLSVCLGALEHHERENGSGYPQKEDGSKISLYAKIIAVACFYESMTSGRQYREAQNGNAAMVELLKNSGTQYDEAVIKALLYSLSLFPLGTYVYLSDGKIGVSVDVNPLDPKNPVIELINETDENGNPKTVQPGGRDLSITRALTESELNDLLKSMAKEKSA, encoded by the coding sequence ATGAATTCGTTCAATATATCGGATTTAAAAGAAGGAATATACTTCAGTTCGGACGTAATGCTCGATAAGAATTTTATCCTCATGAACAGTATGACTCCTTTAACCGGCCCCCTTATAAAAGCCTTAATCGATTGGAATTTTAAACAGATTTTTTCGACGGGAAACATAACCGTTCAGGAAACCGCCGACGGAAAGGTAACCGATACGCTTTCGCTTGCCGGAACGAGCAATTGGAGCGAAGAAATCAAAGCCGAAACGCAAACACCCGTTTTAACGAAAGACATTCAATCCATCATCGAATCGGTCGCGAAGGAAAAAGAAAATACAAGCGAAATGGAAGCCGAACGGCTCAGGCTTGTCGAAAAAGTGTACGCTCAATACATAGATTACATACATGCAGTATATACGCGCTTTGCAACCCATAAAGAACTCGATTTAAAAGCGATTTCGAAAAACATGCAGGATATGTGCGTGTTCATTAAAGAAAACGACCGCTACATTTTGCGCATAATTCAAACGGTGCCTTCGCGCGACAAAAACTTCATCGTTATGCATTCGCTGCGTTCGACGGTTATCGCAATCGCAATCGGCCTGCAGCTGAAACTTTCGCTGAGCAAGCTGACCGATCTGGGGATATCCTGCATGCTGCACGAAATCGGCTTGCTGCGCCTTTCGCCCCGGCTGTACTTGACGGAAAAACCGCTCACGATAAGCGAAAAAAAAGCGCTGCTTTCGCACCCGATTGTCGCGTACAATATTTTAAAAAACTATAATTTTTCCCTGAGCGTTTGCTTGGGTGCATTGGAACACCACGAACGCGAAAACGGTTCCGGCTATCCGCAAAAAGAAGACGGTTCGAAAATATCGCTGTACGCCAAAATTATCGCGGTCGCCTGCTTTTATGAATCGATGACATCGGGCCGTCAATACCGGGAAGCGCAAAACGGCAATGCCGCAATGGTGGAATTATTGAAAAACAGCGGTACTCAATACGACGAAGCGGTCATCAAAGCGCTTTTATACAGCCTATCGCTGTTTCCCTTGGGAACCTACGTGTACCTTTCGGACGGAAAAATCGGCGTGAGTGTCGATGTAAATCCTTTGGATCCGAAAAATCCGGTTATTGAATTGATAAACGAAACTGACGAAAACGGAAATCCGAAAACGGTTCAACCCGGAGGCCGCGATTTGAGCATAACGCGTGCTTTAACCGAAAGCGAATTAAACGACCTGCTTAAATCGATGGCAAAAGAAAAAAGCGCATAA
- a CDS encoding 6-hydroxymethylpterin diphosphokinase MptE-like protein produces the protein MNSLLNDKALQRNMLEKNLAAFARRFPALEHNLRLLAENGGSDTKANLLFPLEDTRAAEAKNSQLYAVYKGLLLHSSYNPSAEAHKMLVSENVKNVDTIVFFGAGLGYALSEAAQLYKNKTIVFVEPDPMRLLWAFSLFDWRPVFGVPSCVFLIEAPQQTVIAVLEHYGLNSCAFIAHKAWTAHAAQYFSQLSELVARNKDKHRINERTLEKFGFLWLSNMCKNLRRCAETESINRYKDTGSALPFCIIAAGPTLDDVLPLLPELKKRAVLVCVDTALRSCLRAGIEPHFIAAVDPQYWNARHLSGLESPNSVLITESAVYPSVLRFTCRKIVLCSSMFPLGRYIERFTGKREQLASGGSVASTAWDFARFCGATTVYTAGLDLSYPENKTHAKGSTFEETVHNLSAKLRPAETFNAASIYDNPAYSQESGAYDYDGKAVLSDSRMKLYAWWFESKCAAFPNVKTYALSSKSLCIPGITPVSVQSLLDLPEREREIEAFCAGKIPERAHSDAGMQAEATPQDAPAENGALDKALASLSYDLRSLESLAEHAVKLCGETEAHCKTEGDYAHILSELSRIDDKIRANEASDVASLIFPSTSKLEKLFAERLPKEPPAPPESSYIECARYNIAKSRLVYRTVADSIKTHIHYLQKNGLFV, from the coding sequence TTGAATTCACTCTTGAATGACAAAGCGCTTCAGCGCAATATGCTCGAAAAAAACCTCGCCGCCTTTGCGCGCCGCTTTCCCGCCCTTGAACATAACTTGCGCCTCCTTGCCGAAAACGGCGGCTCCGATACAAAGGCAAACCTTCTTTTTCCGCTTGAAGACACCCGTGCGGCGGAAGCGAAAAATTCGCAGCTTTACGCGGTTTACAAGGGCCTACTCCTGCATTCAAGCTACAATCCCTCTGCCGAAGCGCACAAAATGCTTGTGTCCGAAAACGTCAAAAACGTCGACACCATCGTTTTTTTCGGCGCGGGACTCGGCTATGCCCTTTCGGAGGCGGCGCAGCTGTATAAAAATAAGACGATTGTGTTCGTGGAGCCGGATCCGATGCGCCTTTTGTGGGCGTTTTCGCTTTTTGATTGGCGGCCCGTTTTTGGCGTTCCGTCCTGCGTTTTTTTGATTGAAGCGCCGCAGCAAACGGTTATTGCCGTGCTTGAACATTACGGACTGAATTCCTGCGCTTTTATCGCGCACAAAGCGTGGACAGCCCATGCGGCACAATACTTTTCGCAGCTGAGCGAACTGGTTGCACGCAATAAAGACAAGCACCGAATTAACGAGCGCACGCTCGAAAAATTCGGCTTTTTGTGGCTTTCGAATATGTGCAAAAACCTGCGCCGTTGTGCCGAAACGGAAAGCATAAACCGCTATAAGGATACCGGCTCCGCCCTTCCCTTTTGCATCATTGCGGCGGGCCCAACCTTGGACGATGTTTTGCCGCTTTTGCCGGAACTGAAAAAGCGCGCCGTTCTCGTCTGCGTGGATACGGCGCTGCGCTCATGCCTGCGCGCCGGGATCGAACCGCATTTTATCGCGGCAGTCGACCCGCAGTATTGGAACGCGCGGCACCTAAGCGGCTTGGAATCTCCGAACAGCGTTTTAATTACCGAAAGCGCGGTTTATCCGAGCGTACTCCGATTTACGTGCCGCAAAATCGTTTTATGCTCATCGATGTTTCCGCTCGGACGTTATATTGAACGTTTTACCGGAAAAAGAGAACAGCTCGCTTCGGGCGGGTCGGTCGCTTCAACCGCATGGGATTTTGCGCGCTTTTGCGGCGCGACAACCGTGTATACGGCGGGGCTCGACCTTTCGTATCCGGAAAACAAAACCCACGCAAAAGGCAGTACCTTTGAAGAAACCGTTCATAACCTTTCGGCAAAACTGCGCCCCGCCGAAACCTTCAACGCCGCATCTATCTACGATAATCCCGCGTACTCACAAGAAAGCGGCGCGTACGATTACGACGGAAAGGCCGTATTAAGCGACAGCCGCATGAAGCTGTACGCGTGGTGGTTCGAAAGTAAATGCGCCGCCTTTCCGAACGTAAAAACCTATGCCTTATCTTCAAAAAGCCTGTGCATTCCCGGCATAACGCCGGTTTCCGTACAAAGCCTGCTCGATTTACCCGAACGCGAACGGGAAATAGAAGCGTTTTGCGCCGGCAAAATCCCGGAACGAGCGCACAGCGATGCCGGCATGCAAGCAGAGGCGACTCCGCAAGATGCGCCGGCTGAAAACGGAGCACTCGATAAAGCCCTTGCGTCGTTGTCTTACGACTTACGTTCGCTCGAAAGTCTTGCCGAACATGCCGTAAAACTGTGCGGCGAAACTGAAGCGCACTGCAAAACCGAAGGCGATTATGCACACATTTTAAGCGAATTGAGCCGCATCGACGATAAAATCCGTGCAAACGAAGCATCCGACGTCGCTTCTCTCATATTCCCTTCGACTTCAAAACTCGAAAAGCTGTTTGCCGAGCGGCTCCCGAAAGAACCGCCCGCTCCGCCTGAAAGTTCGTACATCGAATGCGCGCGCTACAACATCGCAAAATCCCGTCTGGTATACCGAACCGTAGCGGACAGCATTAAAACTCACATTCATTATTTGCAAAAAAACGGCTTATTCGTATAA
- a CDS encoding penicillin-binding protein — MWNGFFSKTRIVFFILILTAFAAYIGASYVKLAFTPPAEIVAKVEPPRRGSIYDKNGKPLAVQTAFYHIAVTPSAIEDYDYFAQSLAGVTGLSELYIAAALRSASSDFLYLKKKITQEQKDAIEDVVVKKALNGIRFDKIQGRVYPENALASQVIGFMGDAGIGLSGIEYSMQQVLAPKETGKTASGKNVFLTIDANLQYKLEHIARNAMEETQAESFMLLAAESDTGEILSYISLPAADLNSYPSSSVEEQIDRPAVLAYEPGSVFKIFSAASFIDSGKVGKEQVFFCDGKYQISTSSGERVVITCLGRHGPVTVREALQYSCNDGIAQMSEKLNSEDFLRRLRDFGFGERTGAELPSETRGTLKTVSDRYWSLRSKPTISIGQEIAVSALQIVQGATALANGGVPVQLTLVSKITDPNGTEEYRHVPALKKRAVSKDTADYILSCMETTARSGTGTRASLNDVSIGVKTGTAQMLDAKTGKYSTTDFVSNCVAIFPVEKPKIVLYVVITKAKGETLSGRIAAPIIGEAANVIIDYLGLARANAPSFAHSGYITLDAVSVPDIGEKLPDFTGTPKRLLTPLLNKNDVNIIIKGDGWVVSQNPSPGTPVTKGMTIEFTLE, encoded by the coding sequence ATGTGGAACGGTTTTTTTTCAAAAACGAGGATCGTCTTTTTTATACTGATACTCACCGCATTCGCCGCATACATAGGCGCAAGTTACGTAAAGCTTGCCTTTACGCCGCCCGCCGAAATCGTCGCAAAAGTCGAACCGCCGCGCCGCGGTTCCATATACGACAAAAACGGAAAACCGCTCGCCGTTCAAACGGCTTTTTATCATATCGCCGTTACGCCGTCGGCAATCGAAGACTACGATTATTTTGCCCAATCGCTTGCGGGCGTAACCGGATTGAGCGAATTGTATATTGCGGCCGCACTGCGAAGCGCATCATCGGATTTTTTATATTTGAAAAAAAAAATAACGCAAGAGCAAAAAGATGCGATTGAAGACGTCGTTGTCAAAAAAGCATTAAACGGCATACGTTTCGATAAAATACAGGGTCGCGTTTATCCGGAGAACGCGTTGGCATCTCAGGTTATCGGTTTTATGGGCGATGCGGGAATCGGACTTTCGGGTATAGAATATTCGATGCAGCAAGTGCTTGCGCCTAAAGAAACGGGAAAAACCGCTTCGGGCAAAAACGTCTTTTTAACAATCGACGCGAATTTACAGTATAAACTTGAACATATCGCGCGCAACGCCATGGAAGAAACGCAAGCCGAAAGCTTTATGCTTTTGGCGGCCGAATCCGACACGGGCGAAATACTTTCATATATAAGTTTGCCGGCCGCCGACTTAAATTCCTACCCTTCTTCAAGCGTTGAAGAACAAATCGACCGCCCCGCCGTACTCGCGTACGAGCCGGGTTCCGTGTTTAAAATATTCAGCGCCGCAAGTTTTATCGATTCGGGAAAAGTCGGCAAAGAACAGGTGTTTTTTTGCGACGGAAAATATCAAATCAGCACATCGAGCGGCGAAAGAGTAGTCATCACCTGTTTGGGAAGACACGGACCGGTAACCGTCAGGGAAGCGCTGCAATATTCGTGCAACGACGGCATCGCGCAAATGAGCGAAAAACTGAATTCCGAAGATTTTTTGCGGCGCCTGCGGGACTTCGGCTTCGGGGAAAGAACGGGCGCGGAATTGCCGTCGGAAACGCGCGGAACTTTAAAAACCGTATCCGACCGGTACTGGTCGCTCAGATCGAAACCGACCATATCGATCGGGCAGGAAATCGCCGTGTCCGCCTTGCAGATTGTGCAGGGAGCGACGGCGCTCGCAAACGGCGGAGTGCCCGTTCAGCTGACGCTCGTATCGAAAATTACCGATCCGAACGGAACCGAAGAATACCGGCACGTGCCGGCGCTCAAAAAGCGAGCGGTTTCCAAAGATACGGCCGATTACATTCTCAGCTGCATGGAAACGACGGCGCGCTCCGGTACCGGCACGCGAGCGTCTTTAAACGATGTGTCCATCGGCGTTAAAACGGGAACGGCGCAAATGCTCGACGCGAAAACGGGCAAATACAGCACCACCGACTTTGTGTCAAACTGCGTCGCGATTTTTCCCGTCGAAAAGCCCAAAATCGTGCTGTACGTTGTCATTACGAAGGCAAAGGGCGAAACGCTGTCCGGCAGAATTGCCGCCCCGATTATCGGCGAAGCTGCAAACGTTATAATCGACTATTTGGGTTTGGCGCGCGCCAATGCGCCGTCCTTTGCGCATTCGGGCTACATAACGCTCGACGCGGTTTCGGTTCCCGACATCGGCGAAAAATTGCCCGATTTTACGGGAACGCCCAAACGGCTTTTAACGCCTCTTTTAAACAAAAACGACGTAAACATCATTATAAAAGGCGACGGATGGGTTGTTTCGCAAAATCCGAGTCCAGGAACGCCCGTTACCAAGGGAATGACGATTGAATTCACTCTTGAATGA
- the lepB gene encoding signal peptidase I: MKARFFFISGICVGIVLKLFVFDIAQVSGTSMEPSIPEHSFIYIDKLAYGLVRPFGSALLVQWDEPRLGDVITYIYNGKPVIKRCVAKAGEVLEFSSDSEYSLFVGDKTYPLTERQYQRIKFNRTVPEHTVLAIGDNSSHSVDSRDYGFIDTRSILGKVIGK, translated from the coding sequence ATGAAGGCGCGCTTTTTTTTTATCTCGGGCATATGCGTAGGAATTGTGCTGAAACTTTTTGTTTTCGACATTGCGCAGGTTTCCGGTACTTCGATGGAACCTTCAATTCCGGAACATTCGTTCATATATATAGATAAATTGGCCTACGGTTTGGTGCGGCCGTTCGGTTCCGCACTGCTCGTGCAATGGGATGAGCCGCGCTTGGGAGATGTCATCACCTACATATACAACGGAAAACCCGTTATAAAACGCTGCGTCGCAAAAGCCGGCGAAGTACTGGAATTTTCATCGGATTCGGAGTATAGTCTGTTCGTGGGAGACAAAACGTATCCGCTTACGGAACGACAATACCAGCGCATCAAATTCAACCGCACCGTTCCCGAACATACGGTGCTGGCGATCGGCGACAACAGCAGCCATTCCGTAGATTCGCGCGATTACGGTTTTATCGACACGCGCAGTATTTTAGGCAAAGTAATAGGCAAATAG
- a CDS encoding peptidoglycan DD-metalloendopeptidase family protein, whose amino-acid sequence MEIISCFKPEQAYSFCGALTIEEMLNSQRLPNRFGVSVAASVRAVAERGLKVLEYIARVVPKAKTLFAAALVLLVAADGCLRFVNYLYAYASRVQLNVRDDVPVLAGQMKNFALNSGAQEFDGNGNISLIDGAEKAALFKLPVSYTGYTVQSGDSISSITKRFGLSNISTLIAINNIDNVRLLRSGQKLRIPSVDGLLYTVRSGDSLESIAKTYGVSVEEILDVNELSSAVLYAGTELFIPGARLSSSVLKKALGELFAAPLAVSWRISSGYGWRQDPFTGVRSFHTGIDLVVPYGTSIKSAMSGTVAAAGYSNVYGNYVIINHGNGYQTLYAHMSSASVKKGERVAQGAQIGHTGNTGYSTGTHLHFSVYRNGKLINPAQVLKF is encoded by the coding sequence ATGGAAATTATCAGTTGTTTTAAACCCGAACAAGCTTATTCTTTTTGCGGCGCGCTGACTATCGAAGAAATGCTGAACTCGCAGCGTCTTCCCAACCGCTTCGGCGTTTCCGTTGCCGCCTCTGTCCGCGCCGTTGCCGAGCGCGGGTTAAAGGTTTTGGAATATATTGCGCGTGTTGTCCCGAAAGCGAAAACGCTTTTTGCCGCCGCTTTAGTGTTGCTTGTTGCAGCCGACGGCTGCCTTCGCTTTGTAAATTATCTGTATGCATACGCTTCGCGCGTACAGTTGAACGTACGAGATGACGTTCCGGTGCTTGCAGGCCAAATGAAAAATTTTGCGCTTAATTCCGGAGCGCAGGAATTTGACGGAAACGGCAATATTTCTCTTATCGACGGTGCCGAAAAAGCGGCTTTGTTTAAATTGCCCGTAAGCTATACCGGCTATACCGTGCAGTCGGGTGACAGCATTTCTTCAATAACGAAGCGTTTCGGCTTAAGCAATATTTCAACCCTTATTGCCATAAACAATATAGACAACGTACGGCTTTTGCGCTCCGGGCAAAAACTGCGTATTCCGTCGGTTGACGGTCTTTTATACACCGTACGTTCGGGCGACAGTTTGGAATCTATAGCCAAAACATACGGCGTAAGTGTCGAAGAAATTCTCGACGTAAACGAACTTTCGTCCGCGGTACTGTACGCCGGAACCGAGCTTTTTATTCCGGGCGCCCGTTTAAGTTCTTCGGTATTAAAAAAAGCTTTGGGTGAATTGTTTGCGGCGCCCCTGGCCGTTTCGTGGCGCATATCGTCGGGATACGGCTGGCGGCAAGACCCTTTTACGGGCGTGCGCAGTTTTCATACCGGCATAGACTTGGTCGTCCCGTACGGAACGTCGATAAAGTCGGCAATGTCGGGGACGGTTGCGGCCGCGGGCTATTCAAATGTATACGGAAATTATGTTATAATAAATCACGGAAACGGCTACCAAACCTTATATGCGCACATGTCGTCGGCGTCGGTTAAAAAAGGCGAACGGGTTGCTCAGGGAGCGCAAATAGGCCACACGGGAAATACCGGTTATTCGACGGGAACGCACTTGCATTTTTCGGTATACAGAAACGGCAAATTGATTAATCCTGCGCAAGTGCTTAAGTTTTGA